One window from the genome of Candidatus Leptovillus gracilis encodes:
- a CDS encoding GNAT family N-acetyltransferase has translation MNLSDKRRAIRPLLSDRPEDAVADYYAFHHPDEKTGLTLYPNEATRPTGFLTFSRTGMDLFRLLVTLRLPIADLAASAAAIHQAIEPDTAVILFGPASYGPLLHALFDVQTEEAFRLYALSPQRFEPIINVLVMQTDGPNGLPRFIVRSQSTGEVVAAAGLNWQSPRYAEISVTTDQAHRRQGLGQSVAAAMVEYVLRNGRTPLYLVNEQNTPSIHLAEQAGFRDTGFSKLLLQASLKLPLSKQ, from the coding sequence ATGAACCTTTCTGACAAACGCCGCGCCATTCGGCCGCTGCTGAGCGATCGCCCGGAAGACGCGGTGGCCGATTATTACGCCTTTCATCACCCTGATGAGAAAACGGGACTGACGTTGTATCCCAACGAGGCGACACGACCCACGGGCTTCCTGACCTTTTCGCGCACGGGCATGGATTTGTTCCGGCTGCTGGTGACGCTGCGCCTGCCCATCGCCGATTTGGCGGCCAGTGCGGCGGCCATTCACCAGGCGATAGAACCGGATACGGCCGTTATCCTCTTCGGCCCGGCGTCGTATGGCCCATTGCTGCACGCTCTGTTCGATGTACAAACCGAGGAAGCCTTTCGCCTATACGCCTTGTCGCCGCAGCGCTTCGAGCCAATCATCAACGTGCTGGTCATGCAAACGGACGGTCCCAATGGACTGCCTCGTTTCATCGTGCGTTCGCAATCCACCGGCGAGGTGGTGGCCGCCGCCGGGCTAAACTGGCAATCGCCGCGCTACGCCGAGATTTCGGTGACCACCGACCAGGCGCATCGGCGGCAGGGATTGGGACAAAGTGTGGCGGCGGCAATGGTGGAATATGTGCTGCGGAACGGCCGTACCCCTCTTTACCTGGTCAATGAACAAAACACCCCCTCGATCCACCTGGCCGAACAGGCCGGCTTCCGCGATACTGGCTTTAGCAAACTCCTGCTGCAAGCCAGCCTGAAGCTGCCTTTAAGCAAACAGTAA
- a CDS encoding cold shock domain-containing protein, giving the protein MNKSTGVVKWFSRLKGYGFINPDEGGDEIFVHYSAIEGDGYRNLYEGDRVEYVLIDRGKGPQAQNVIPKRTFEAMVHQ; this is encoded by the coding sequence ATGAATAAAAGCACAGGTGTTGTCAAATGGTTTAGCCGCTTAAAAGGGTACGGATTCATCAATCCCGACGAGGGTGGCGATGAAATCTTCGTCCATTATTCGGCCATTGAGGGTGATGGATACCGTAACCTTTACGAAGGGGACCGGGTGGAGTACGTTTTGATTGACCGGGGCAAAGGCCCACAGGCGCAAAACGTCATTCCCAAACGAACCTTTGAGGCGATGGTCCACCAGTAA
- a CDS encoding response regulator: MGTSSKILVVDDERSLVDLCQIILQQAGYVVRGAVNGRQALQMLDEEAPDLVLLDVMMPGMDGIEVCRRIRSVYVESPPCIVMYTADDREETRSNSLAAGANAVLTKETPVFDLPGRIGSYITAWC, translated from the coding sequence ATGGGTACAAGCAGCAAGATTTTAGTTGTGGATGATGAGCGGTCTCTGGTAGATTTGTGCCAGATCATTTTGCAGCAAGCGGGGTATGTGGTGCGTGGGGCGGTGAACGGCCGTCAGGCTCTGCAAATGTTGGATGAAGAAGCGCCAGACCTGGTGCTGCTAGATGTGATGATGCCCGGCATGGACGGCATCGAAGTCTGTCGCCGCATTCGCTCTGTCTATGTCGAATCGCCCCCGTGTATTGTCATGTACACCGCCGACGACCGCGAAGAAACCCGCTCCAACAGCCTGGCTGCCGGCGCCAACGCCGTGCTGACCAAAGAAACGCCGGTTTTCGATCTACCTGGACGAATAGGCTCTTATATCACCGCCTGGTGTTAA
- a CDS encoding low molecular weight phosphotyrosine protein phosphatase, whose amino-acid sequence MTVQVLFVCLGNICRSPMAEAVFQKMVDDAGLTDQILVDSAGTGSWHVGETAHRGTLKVLRQHGIAYNGRARQFHPTDLTPDTYLIALDASNVQDLQRIIAERPAKLFRLLDFATNTTETDVPDPYYSGNFEYVYQLVEDGCRVCWPPFGNEKAFNTRR is encoded by the coding sequence ATGACGGTTCAAGTTTTATTTGTCTGTTTAGGGAATATCTGCCGTTCGCCAATGGCGGAGGCTGTTTTTCAGAAGATGGTGGACGATGCCGGGCTGACCGACCAGATACTGGTGGATTCGGCGGGGACCGGGTCGTGGCATGTGGGCGAAACGGCGCACCGGGGGACGTTGAAGGTATTACGGCAGCATGGCATTGCGTATAACGGCCGTGCCCGCCAATTCCACCCCACTGACCTTACACCCGATACTTACCTGATCGCTCTGGACGCCAGCAACGTACAAGATTTGCAGCGCATCATTGCCGAACGGCCAGCAAAACTCTTTCGCTTACTGGACTTTGCCACCAACACCACCGAAACTGACGTGCCCGATCCCTACTATTCCGGCAATTTTGAGTATGTATACCAATTGGTGGAAGATGGCTGCCGGGTTTGCTGGCCGCCATTCGGGAACGAGAAGGCGTTTAACACCAGGCGGTGA
- a CDS encoding FAD binding domain-containing protein — MPQKPDAYYRPDNLPEALRLLSQPNVFVLAGGTNLLTGDVAGAVVDLQGLGLNQIQHTAVTLHLGATVTLANLVDWLREQADPTGMAGLLLQAIRQAGPNTYRHAATVGGVIASRLPDSELLAALLVLETGLEMQTPEPASLTLADYLLAEERPSGLITHVVIPWGSGRFAAERVARTPADAPIVSVTGWQPEGGRPRLAATGIGPRPTRLAQAEAALAAGDAAAAVQASQSAGHHPGDFRGDAAYRQEMTAVLARRVLAELGE; from the coding sequence ATGCCCCAAAAACCAGATGCCTACTATCGTCCCGACAATTTACCGGAAGCGCTGCGCCTGTTAAGCCAGCCCAATGTGTTTGTTCTGGCTGGCGGTACAAATTTGCTGACCGGTGATGTGGCCGGTGCGGTGGTGGATTTGCAAGGCCTGGGTTTGAATCAGATCCAACACACGGCCGTTACCCTCCACCTGGGGGCAACGGTAACGCTGGCAAACCTGGTCGACTGGCTGCGCGAACAGGCCGATCCGACTGGCATGGCCGGGTTACTGCTGCAAGCCATCCGGCAGGCCGGACCCAACACCTATCGCCACGCGGCGACGGTGGGCGGCGTCATCGCCAGCCGCCTGCCAGACAGCGAACTGCTGGCGGCGCTGCTGGTACTGGAAACCGGGTTGGAAATGCAGACGCCAGAACCAGCCAGCCTGACGCTGGCCGATTATTTGTTGGCCGAGGAACGGCCGTCTGGCCTCATCACCCACGTCGTCATTCCCTGGGGCAGCGGCCGTTTTGCCGCGGAGCGCGTCGCCCGCACCCCGGCCGATGCCCCCATCGTCTCTGTGACCGGCTGGCAGCCAGAAGGCGGTCGCCCGCGCCTGGCTGCCACGGGCATTGGCCCACGTCCGACACGGCTGGCCCAGGCCGAAGCGGCGCTGGCAGCAGGCGATGCGGCTGCCGCCGTGCAGGCCTCCCAATCCGCCGGCCACCACCCCGGCGACTTCCGTGGGGACGCGGCCTACCGGCAAGAGATGACGGCCGTTCTGGCCCGACGTGTGTTGGCTGAACTGGGTGAATAG
- a CDS encoding TIGR00341 family protein — protein MGIIQTVVQDNTFRPEDIPAFEQKLFFEGAKRRLSVERFVILLLLATIIATYGVLGDSTATVIGAMIVAPLMTPIMATAAGIAMGRLDRAIRSLLTVAAGVAGVIALSWLLATLFTGVISYTGNTQIVARISPRLIDLIVALASGVAGAFAMSREDVADSLPGVAIAISLVPPLCVVGIGLAGGQWDVAQGALLLFVTNFFAILLAGGGVFSLLGLSRAAMVQVEGSARKRAFGLIFAGVFIIMIPLGLTSAQVTRDTWSQVQATETVEVWAAAERLDVRDVNVRNDIVTILAVGENEPTAFPQLVTELEANLGRPLTINLQFVPSRDFVHASKP, from the coding sequence ATGGGAATTATTCAGACCGTTGTGCAAGACAACACGTTCCGCCCCGAAGATATTCCGGCGTTTGAACAAAAATTGTTTTTTGAAGGCGCTAAACGCCGGTTGTCGGTCGAGCGGTTTGTCATCTTACTGCTACTGGCGACGATCATTGCCACGTATGGCGTGTTGGGCGATTCTACAGCGACCGTCATTGGCGCGATGATCGTCGCGCCGTTGATGACGCCCATCATGGCAACGGCCGCCGGCATTGCCATGGGGCGCCTGGATAGAGCCATTCGCTCGCTGCTCACCGTTGCCGCCGGTGTCGCCGGGGTGATTGCCTTGTCCTGGCTGCTGGCGACCTTGTTCACCGGCGTCATCAGCTACACTGGCAATACCCAGATTGTGGCGCGCATTTCGCCGCGCCTGATCGATTTGATTGTGGCGTTGGCCTCCGGTGTTGCCGGTGCGTTTGCCATGAGCCGCGAAGACGTGGCCGACTCGCTGCCCGGCGTGGCGATTGCTATTTCGCTGGTTCCTCCCCTGTGTGTGGTAGGAATTGGCCTGGCCGGGGGGCAATGGGATGTGGCGCAGGGCGCTTTGCTGCTGTTTGTCACCAACTTTTTTGCCATTTTGTTGGCCGGCGGCGGCGTGTTTTCGCTGTTGGGCCTAAGCCGGGCGGCTATGGTGCAGGTGGAAGGATCGGCGCGCAAGCGGGCGTTTGGTCTTATCTTTGCCGGGGTGTTTATCATCATGATTCCGCTGGGGCTGACCAGCGCGCAGGTGACGCGCGACACCTGGTCCCAGGTGCAGGCTACGGAAACGGTGGAAGTGTGGGCGGCGGCAGAGCGCCTGGATGTGCGGGACGTGAATGTGCGCAACGACATTGTAACGATCCTGGCGGTGGGCGAAAACGAGCCAACCGCTTTCCCGCAGTTGGTAACAGAGCTGGAGGCGAATTTGGGACGGCCGTTAACCATCAACCTGCAATTCGTGCCATCCCGCGATTTTGTTCACGCCTCAAAGCCGTAG
- a CDS encoding tetratricopeptide repeat protein — protein sequence MATNRARYEEALNKGHSYGWDQRWEEAILSFTLAAQDEPTEAAPYAGLGMAYLETNQLEKALDNYKLAARYSHGEVMHLQRVAEVQERLGMDSEAGKTYMAIGEIELNRKRLTEAMNNWHRAVRLEPDLLGAHQRLASVYQRQGAVRNAIQEYLAIARVLQSQGEKNKALQACQRALQLDPRNPDVLTAIELIKQGEMLFAGERVAAPTGGKGSGLLRMAVDLGKESSVWASDDRMVETAVPVQDARRMAMEQLAVELFEETEDDAQTAGKIKRDFLISQALDNQRRGMINEAISAYEQALAVGLTSTAAHFNLGLLYQDKLRFEDAIREFEFSVKDQEYRLASYFALGESYRARGQINKSIENFINVLKIVDMGTVRHDQADRLIELYENLADSLVTQGEPEKATAFANSLVEFLGHKGWEDKVKEARRRLDAFSDTGMMILGDVLTSGTEKVLESLYLSQEYARRGMYNTAIEETYRAIQLSPDYLPAHIQLGEVLAKQGRHEMGASKFTTIADTFKVRGDVNGAMIAYEKVLELAPLDLSVRARLIDLLKQHGRIDRALEHYMTLGEAYYQLAQVEKARDIYQEALKLAPRGEASRNWTQRVLRAMVDIDLQRFEWRRALPPLRDLRELQPDDEWTALTLVDLYFKVGQTGNAVGAVDKYLMQLVRTGRGVKVIGILEDMVQQRPSDPNLVDRLTRLYIQQQQIPGAVTVLDKLGEAQLEAGDKAGAVITIEKILKLNPPNAASYKQLLSQLR from the coding sequence ATGGCAACAAACCGTGCCCGTTATGAAGAAGCATTAAACAAAGGTCACAGCTATGGTTGGGACCAGCGTTGGGAAGAAGCCATCCTGTCTTTTACGCTGGCTGCTCAGGATGAGCCGACCGAAGCCGCCCCTTATGCCGGGCTGGGTATGGCTTACCTGGAGACGAACCAGCTCGAAAAAGCGTTAGACAATTACAAACTGGCGGCGCGTTACTCTCATGGGGAGGTGATGCACTTGCAGCGTGTGGCCGAGGTGCAGGAACGCCTGGGGATGGACAGCGAAGCCGGTAAAACGTATATGGCCATTGGCGAGATCGAGTTGAATCGCAAGCGCCTGACTGAGGCGATGAACAACTGGCATCGCGCTGTGCGTTTGGAACCGGATTTGCTTGGCGCTCACCAGCGGCTGGCTTCGGTTTACCAGCGTCAGGGGGCTGTGCGTAACGCGATTCAGGAGTATCTGGCTATTGCCCGTGTGTTGCAGAGTCAGGGCGAAAAGAACAAAGCGCTGCAAGCGTGCCAGCGGGCGCTGCAATTGGACCCGCGCAATCCAGACGTGCTTACAGCCATTGAATTGATCAAGCAGGGGGAAATGCTTTTTGCCGGCGAGCGCGTGGCAGCGCCCACCGGCGGCAAAGGCAGTGGGTTGCTGCGTATGGCCGTAGACCTGGGCAAAGAGTCGTCGGTTTGGGCGTCGGATGATCGGATGGTGGAAACGGCCGTGCCCGTGCAAGACGCCCGCCGCATGGCCATGGAACAATTAGCCGTTGAACTCTTTGAAGAAACCGAAGACGACGCTCAGACGGCCGGTAAAATTAAACGCGATTTTCTCATCAGTCAGGCCCTGGACAACCAACGTCGCGGCATGATCAATGAAGCAATTAGCGCCTACGAGCAGGCGCTGGCGGTTGGCCTCACCAGCACGGCCGCGCACTTCAACCTGGGACTGTTATACCAGGACAAGCTGCGTTTTGAAGACGCCATCCGCGAATTTGAATTTTCGGTCAAAGACCAGGAATATCGCCTGGCCAGCTATTTTGCCCTGGGGGAATCTTATCGGGCACGCGGCCAGATCAACAAATCTATCGAAAACTTTATCAACGTCCTCAAAATTGTAGACATGGGTACGGTGCGCCACGACCAGGCCGACCGGTTGATTGAATTGTATGAAAACCTGGCCGACAGCCTGGTGACACAGGGTGAGCCGGAAAAGGCAACCGCCTTCGCCAATTCTCTGGTGGAATTTCTGGGGCATAAAGGCTGGGAAGACAAGGTAAAGGAGGCGCGGCGGCGGCTGGACGCTTTTTCTGATACGGGCATGATGATTTTGGGCGACGTATTAACGTCTGGCACGGAGAAGGTGTTGGAATCGTTGTATCTTAGCCAGGAATATGCGCGGCGCGGTATGTACAACACCGCCATCGAGGAGACATACCGGGCCATCCAGCTTTCGCCGGATTATTTACCGGCGCACATTCAACTGGGCGAAGTGCTGGCAAAACAGGGCCGACACGAGATGGGGGCGTCTAAGTTCACCACCATTGCCGATACCTTTAAAGTGCGCGGTGATGTGAACGGCGCGATGATCGCTTATGAAAAGGTGTTGGAATTAGCGCCGTTGGATTTGTCGGTGCGGGCGCGGTTGATTGATTTGTTGAAGCAGCACGGCCGTATTGACCGGGCGCTGGAACATTACATGACCCTCGGCGAAGCATATTACCAGTTGGCCCAGGTGGAAAAAGCGCGTGACATCTACCAGGAAGCCCTGAAATTAGCGCCGCGCGGCGAGGCGTCTCGCAATTGGACACAGCGTGTGCTGCGCGCTATGGTAGACATTGACCTCCAGCGCTTTGAATGGCGGCGGGCGCTGCCACCGCTGCGTGACCTGCGCGAACTGCAACCCGATGACGAGTGGACGGCGCTCACGTTGGTAGACCTGTACTTTAAAGTGGGGCAGACCGGCAACGCCGTGGGCGCTGTGGATAAATATCTGATGCAGCTGGTTCGTACCGGCAGGGGCGTGAAGGTGATCGGCATTTTGGAAGATATGGTGCAGCAACGGCCGTCTGACCCCAACCTGGTAGACCGCCTGACTCGTCTCTATATCCAGCAGCAGCAAATACCAGGCGCCGTGACTGTATTGGACAAATTGGGCGAAGCGCAGTTAGAGGCTGGCGACAAAGCCGGTGCGGTGATCACCATTGAGAAAATCTTAAAGCTCAATCCACCCAATGCCGCCAGTTACAAACAACTGCTGTCCCAATTGAGGTAA
- the argF gene encoding ornithine carbamoyltransferase gives MTNVKHFLSIADLTPDELHDLLDLGLSLKAEWRGGGNRPLLKGKSLALVFQKPSLRTRVSFEMGMVHLGGYAFYLSPNEVKMGGRESVPDVARVLSSYVDGIMARVFEHQHIVDLAAYSSVPVINGLSDYNHPAQGFTDVFTILEDKGKLGGLKLAYVGDSNNVTRSLMFAAMKLGMHMSVASPPGYNLTAEDVRLAAEMSVGGATLELVEDPVTAVTDADVIYTDVWTSMGQEAEAAERARLFPPYQVNQALVAKAKPDCIVMHCLPAHRGDEITDEVADGPHSRLFPQAENRMHAQKAILVRLLAE, from the coding sequence ATTACGAACGTGAAACACTTCTTGAGTATTGCAGATTTGACCCCTGATGAACTTCATGACCTCCTAGATTTGGGCCTTTCGCTGAAGGCGGAGTGGCGCGGTGGCGGCAACCGGCCGCTGCTAAAAGGCAAGAGTCTGGCGTTGGTATTTCAGAAACCGTCGCTGCGGACACGGGTCTCTTTTGAAATGGGTATGGTGCATTTAGGTGGGTATGCGTTTTATTTGTCGCCCAATGAAGTGAAGATGGGCGGGCGTGAAAGTGTGCCGGATGTGGCCCGGGTGTTGTCCAGCTATGTGGATGGTATTATGGCTCGCGTGTTTGAACATCAACATATTGTGGACCTGGCGGCTTATTCAAGCGTGCCGGTAATCAATGGCCTGTCCGATTATAACCATCCGGCGCAGGGATTTACGGATGTGTTTACCATTTTGGAGGACAAGGGCAAACTGGGGGGTTTGAAGCTGGCTTATGTTGGAGACAGCAATAATGTGACGCGCTCGTTGATGTTTGCGGCGATGAAGTTGGGGATGCACATGTCGGTGGCGTCTCCGCCCGGATATAATTTAACGGCGGAAGATGTGCGTCTGGCGGCGGAAATGAGCGTAGGTGGGGCGACGTTGGAGTTGGTGGAGGACCCAGTAACGGCCGTTACCGACGCCGACGTTATCTACACAGATGTCTGGACCAGCATGGGGCAAGAAGCCGAAGCCGCCGAACGCGCCCGGTTGTTCCCACCCTATCAGGTAAACCAGGCGCTCGTCGCCAAAGCCAAACCAGACTGCATTGTGATGCACTGCCTGCCGGCCCATCGTGGTGATGAGATTACCGACGAAGTAGCCGATGGCCCCCATTCCCGTCTGTTCCCCCAGGCCGAAAACCGAATGCACGCCCAAAAAGCGATTTTGGTTCGTTTGTTGGCGGAGTGA
- a CDS encoding deoxyguanosinetriphosphate triphosphohydrolase: protein MIYYREQRESNEAHTLAPYALKSIASHGRVFPEAESSTRTAFERDRDRIIHTTAFRRLEYKTQVFVFYEGDHYRTRLTHTLEVAQLGRSLARGLGANHDLTEAICLAHDLGHAPFGHAGEHILNALMAEHGGFNHNTQSYRVVTELEERYPDFPGLNLTYETREGMIKHETAYDKSDATGYAPEKRASLEAQIANLADEIAYNAHDLDDGLRADLFTPADLTELSIWQELVETVGWDGQRPFTHSIRHELIRELIGRSVTDVLKQTDLHLNTFHLDTAEKIQTHTENVVSYSPELGVQIQRLKQFLYERMYRHYRLMRMQFKAERFISELFGVYLKEPNMLPDSHRHYLNHAPLPRVITDYIAGMTDRYALDEWQKIFNPYART, encoded by the coding sequence ATGATCTACTACCGCGAACAGCGAGAAAGCAACGAAGCCCATACCCTGGCGCCCTATGCCCTAAAAAGCATCGCTTCCCACGGGCGCGTTTTTCCCGAGGCAGAATCCAGCACCCGCACAGCCTTTGAGCGGGACCGGGACCGTATCATTCATACCACAGCCTTCCGCCGTTTGGAATACAAAACCCAGGTTTTTGTGTTTTATGAGGGCGACCATTACCGCACCCGGCTCACCCACACCCTGGAAGTGGCGCAGTTGGGCCGTTCCTTGGCGCGGGGTTTGGGAGCCAACCACGATCTGACGGAAGCAATTTGTCTGGCTCACGACTTAGGCCATGCGCCGTTTGGACATGCCGGCGAGCATATTCTTAATGCGTTGATGGCCGAGCATGGTGGGTTTAACCACAATACCCAAAGTTATCGGGTGGTGACCGAATTGGAAGAGCGTTATCCAGACTTTCCTGGCCTGAACCTGACCTATGAAACCCGCGAAGGGATGATCAAACATGAGACGGCTTACGACAAAAGTGACGCTACCGGCTATGCGCCGGAAAAACGTGCGTCGCTGGAAGCGCAAATCGCCAATCTAGCGGACGAGATTGCCTACAACGCCCATGATCTGGATGATGGGCTGCGCGCCGATTTGTTTACGCCGGCCGATCTGACCGAACTGTCTATCTGGCAGGAGTTGGTGGAGACGGTGGGCTGGGATGGGCAACGGCCGTTTACCCACAGCATCCGCCACGAACTCATCCGCGAACTCATCGGCCGTTCCGTCACCGATGTCCTGAAACAGACAGACCTGCACCTGAACACCTTCCACCTGGATACAGCGGAGAAAATCCAAACCCACACCGAAAATGTCGTTAGCTATTCACCTGAATTGGGCGTACAAATTCAACGCCTTAAGCAATTCCTTTACGAACGTATGTACCGCCATTACCGCCTCATGCGGATGCAGTTTAAGGCTGAGCGGTTCATCTCCGAATTGTTTGGCGTTTATCTTAAAGAACCCAACATGCTGCCCGACTCCCACCGCCATTATCTGAACCACGCCCCTCTGCCCCGCGTGATCACCGACTACATCGCCGGCATGACCGACCGCTACGCGCTGGATGAATGGCAAAAGATATTCAACCCCTACGCCCGAACATGA
- a CDS encoding LysM peptidoglycan-binding domain-containing protein produces the protein MQQQKPSLIIIATIIIMAIILAVGLFLTLLFIQNRGMGGGSTIAVEGVDVQVNMNPEDEVMIVTDPGQGSGPAVVPTAETFPVPTDIPPPPPPTETPIPPTALPLPDPIILINHQVSSGETLFSIANRYNTTIPLMARFAVSSANLMPGAVIQVAVANPAYCPGRRAYVIREGDTPFSVSQMAGISLEEFRQINGLTENSPFFFTNVVCIP, from the coding sequence ATGCAGCAGCAAAAGCCTAGTCTCATCATCATTGCAACCATCATTATCATGGCCATCATCCTGGCTGTTGGGTTATTTCTCACGCTTCTGTTCATCCAAAATCGAGGGATGGGCGGTGGCAGCACGATAGCGGTGGAAGGTGTAGACGTGCAGGTGAATATGAACCCGGAAGATGAGGTGATGATTGTGACGGATCCGGGGCAAGGGAGCGGTCCAGCAGTCGTTCCGACGGCCGAAACCTTCCCCGTTCCCACAGACATCCCCCCCCCGCCGCCGCCCACCGAAACCCCCATCCCGCCAACAGCGCTGCCTCTGCCCGACCCCATCATCCTGATCAATCACCAGGTCAGCAGCGGCGAGACCCTGTTTAGCATTGCCAATCGGTACAATACCACCATCCCACTCATGGCCCGTTTTGCCGTTTCGTCGGCCAATCTGATGCCGGGGGCGGTGATTCAGGTTGCCGTGGCCAACCCGGCCTACTGCCCCGGCCGGCGCGCCTATGTCATCAGAGAAGGGGACACGCCGTTCAGCGTCAGCCAGATGGCCGGTATCTCACTGGAGGAATTTCGTCAGATCAACGGCCTGACCGAAAATTCCCCCTTCTTTTTCACAAATGTAGTCTGTATCCCTTAG
- a CDS encoding phosphoglycerate kinase: MKTKTVKDIHVHGKKVLVRVDFNVPLSSKNPADHITVTDDARIRAALPTLNYLLDQGAALILCSHLGRPSSAADKQYAMNPVADRLSELIGRPVQKMDEVVGPSVTAAVAAMQPGDIIMLENTRFEPGETKNNPELSQKLADLADVFVEDAFGSVHRAHSSTEGAARMIRAKGGPAVAGFLMGKELDALGTAVTDPPHPYVAIMGGAKISDKIKLIENLLKTADKILIGGGMANTFLKAQGHQVGKSLVEEDALPEAQRLLKTAANRIVLPTDVIVAPEFSADAPAELVSVWGIPPDQMALDVGPDTIERFNEELQGARLVVWNGPMGVFEFDRFAEGTNALSKLLAALTSHGVQVVIGGGDSAAAVRKAGLEDKMTHISTGGGASLELLEGKDLPGITVLDRI, encoded by the coding sequence ATGAAAACAAAAACAGTTAAAGACATCCATGTGCATGGCAAAAAAGTGCTGGTGCGCGTAGACTTCAACGTGCCACTGAGCAGCAAAAACCCCGCCGACCATATTACTGTGACCGACGATGCCCGCATTCGCGCCGCTTTGCCAACGTTAAATTATTTATTAGACCAGGGTGCGGCGCTCATTTTGTGTTCGCATCTGGGACGGCCGTCTTCCGCCGCCGACAAACAGTACGCCATGAACCCCGTCGCTGACCGCCTGAGCGAGCTAATCGGTCGCCCGGTGCAGAAGATGGACGAGGTCGTTGGCCCCAGCGTGACGGCCGCCGTCGCCGCGATGCAGCCCGGCGACATCATCATGCTGGAAAACACCCGCTTCGAGCCGGGTGAAACCAAAAACAACCCTGAACTGTCGCAAAAACTGGCCGACCTGGCCGATGTATTTGTAGAAGATGCTTTCGGCTCTGTTCACCGCGCCCATTCCAGCACAGAAGGGGCGGCGCGCATGATTCGCGCCAAAGGCGGACCGGCAGTGGCTGGTTTCCTGATGGGCAAAGAGTTGGATGCGTTGGGTACGGCCGTTACTGATCCGCCCCATCCTTACGTCGCCATCATGGGCGGGGCCAAAATTTCCGATAAAATCAAACTCATCGAAAACCTGCTCAAAACGGCCGATAAAATCCTCATCGGCGGCGGTATGGCCAACACTTTCCTAAAAGCTCAGGGCCACCAGGTTGGCAAATCCCTGGTTGAGGAAGACGCCCTGCCCGAAGCGCAGCGCTTGTTAAAAACTGCCGCCAACCGCATCGTCCTACCCACAGACGTCATCGTCGCCCCCGAGTTTTCGGCTGACGCGCCGGCCGAACTGGTATCGGTGTGGGGCATCCCACCGGACCAGATGGCCCTGGACGTTGGCCCCGACACCATCGAACGCTTCAATGAAGAGTTACAAGGCGCGCGGTTGGTGGTTTGGAACGGACCGATGGGTGTATTTGAGTTTGACCGTTTCGCCGAAGGAACCAACGCGCTGTCCAAACTGTTGGCTGCGCTGACATCCCACGGCGTTCAGGTGGTTATCGGCGGTGGAGACTCGGCCGCGGCCGTGCGCAAAGCCGGCCTGGAAGACAAAATGACCCACATCAGCACCGGTGGCGGGGCCAGCCTGGAACTGCTGGAAGGCAAAGACCTGCCCGGCATCACTGTTTTGGACAGAATATAA